CCAGGCCCACGAATCGGAGGAAGAGGCCTTCGACAAGTTCGCCGGGGCGCTGCCGGATCACGTCTCCCTGCTGGTTGATACCTACGATACGCTGAGAAGCGGCGTCCCGGCTGCCATCCGGACGGCGAAACGGCTCGCATCCGCCGGGAAGCGGGTACAGTCGATTCGCATCGACAGCGGCGACCTTGCGTATACGTCGATCCGGGCAAGGGAAATGCTCGATGAGGCGGGACTGCACGAAGTCAAAATTATGGCCTCCAACGATCTGGACGAGCATGTCATTGCCGAATTGAAGGCGCAGCACGCCAAAATCGATATGTGGGGCGTAGGCACGCAGCTCATCACCGCGGCCGACCAGCCTTCGCTCGGCGGCGTGTACAAGCTCGCGGCGATCGAAAAAAACGGCCGGCTCGAGCCGGTGATTAAAATTTCCGGCAATCCGGAGAAGGTCACCAGTCCCGGCGCGAAGGACGTTTATCGTATCGTCAACGCCGGAACCGGCAAGGCGGAAGCCGATTATCTCGCTCTGAAAGAAGAGGGAGGCGTCGATCCGAGCCGTCCGCTCCGCCTCTTCGACCCGCTGCATCCGTATCGCAGCAAAACGGTGGAGGACTATGACGCGATTCCGCTGCTGCAGCCCGTATTCCTGCAAGGGGAGCTAGTTTACGCCCTGCCCGGATTGGATGATATCCGCAAGTACCACGCCGGTCAGCTGGAGCTGTTCTGGCCGGAATATTTGCGCAAGCTGAACCCCGAGCAGTACCGGGTAAACGTCAGCCCGGCGGCCTGGGATTTGAAGCTCGTTATGATCCGCAGCGTGCAGGAGAAGCTGTAGCTACCCGTTTGCGTGCCGGGCCAAATATTCCTCCAGCGTCAGTCCCGATTTTGCCACCTGCTGCGCGACATAGACGCCGACATAACGAACGTGCCATGGCTCGTAGGAATAGCCCGTAATCTTCTCTTTTTCTTGCGGATAACGGATGATAAAGCCGTAGTCGGCGGCATGGGCCTGCAGCCATTTGCCTTCTTTGGTTTTGCCGAAGCTCTGCTCCAGCGCGTATTTCACGCTTGCGCTCGAGACATCCATCGCCAGCCCCGTCTGATGCTCGCTCTCGCCGGGGCGGGCGCTTGTGCGGTTGGCGACCTCGGCGCCTTTCAGCTGCGCGTTGCGCTTAAAGATGGCCCGCTGCGTGGCATAGGACCGGTAGCCGGACACAGCCTTCAGCGATACGCCGGTCTTCTTCGCGCCCGCAAACAGGTTCTCGAGCGCATTCGCCGCGATCCGGCGCATCTGCTTCTTCGGATTGGAGCCCGAGAACGAAAACGGCACATTCGGTACTACCAGGTCGCCGGGTACGTAGGAAGAAGATAAATGCCGGTTTTTGTTGACGAGCACGACGGTGCTTCCCGTATTGATGACGACCTTAATACCCGTATTGGTTCTTTTCACCGTCCGCTGCGGAGCGTTGTCATACAAAAATTGCTGGAACGCGGTCAAGCCGCTCGTTCCGGCTGCAGCCGCCGCGCTGCCGGATGCGGGCCAGGCGGAGGAAACGACGAGCGCCGCTCCCGCCAGGCAGAGCAGGATCGAAGCGTAAATCTTTTTTCGGGAATTCCCCATTTTTGCCCCTCCATATAACGGTTGATAGAGTCAGTATACAGACCGATTGTTACAAAAGGGTTTCAAACTTGTAATTTCCAATAGATTACTTGCGAAGCGCAGGCGATCCTTCCAAATGGTACAATAGAGTTCAAGACGCGGCCGTGCGCGAAACGAAAGGACAAGGCGGTGAACGAAAAATGCCGGATGATCGCAAGCCTGCAGACGAGCGTCTGGAGCGGGCGCTGCAGGAAATCGAAACGCTGCGGGCGGAGAAGGAGCGGCTGGAGCGCGAGAATGCGAGGCTGCGCGGACTGCTTCGGACCAGGCGGCCGGAGACGATGTCCACGAAGCTGTACGATGCGCTCCGGGAGTAGCGGCAGCCGGATGCCGCATCCGGGAGACCGGCGGCAATTCGGCTCTGGCAAGACGTCCGAAAAAACGCTACAATACGAGTAGTACACATTGCGGGGTGATCTTATGTCAGACGAACAAAAGGCTCCGGCTTCGGAGGAGAAGCAGGAAACGAAGAAAATTTCTCTGGCGGAAGCGGTCAAGCAGAAGCTTGCCCAGAAGAAGCAGGCGCAGGCGGAGGGCAAACAGCAAAAGTTCAGCCCGGGCGGCAACCAGCAGACGCTGAAAAGCCAGAATACGAAGAAGGTCAACAACCAGCGTAAAAAGATGGGCGTTTAACGAACGAAACCGGGGATGCGGCGCTAGCCGCCCCCGGTTCTTTTATGTGCAGGGCTGGGAAGATTGAACGCAGTGCCGGAAAATGCCGGGAACGAGCTCCCGCTGTGGAGCGTTGGCTCGACCGTGCGCGGGTATAGGGACGGGTACGCGGGCGTACGCATTTCCAGGAGCGGCCGCCGCTTCGAAATGCGGGATGCCGGGGTCTGGAATTTACAGAATGAGGAAGGCCGGCTGTGCGGGCAGGCTGCGGCGTTTACACGTTACAGGTACGTGCAGGCGAGGCGGCTTGCCTCTTTTTATTTGCAAAATCATATGGTTCGCGCCGGGAATATCGTTTATACTAAACATAAATCCCATAATCAGGAAGGGGGAAGCTCGTGAACGACCGGTGCTGCGGAAACATTCAGCACGAGAGGTAGGGACCTAAAAAGGCGGTTCGCATGGACCGACAAGCCGTCCATGCCAATTGGAACGTCCGGAATCGGAAGCGGTTTCCGCTGCAGGCGCGGCAATGCCGCCGGGGAGCGGAGGGAGGCAGGGCGCCCTTCAAGGCCGGCTCGTCCGTCAATCGTTTTTGCTGCCGGAGATCCATTTGCGATACATCGTGAGGCTTTCTTTTAAATAATTGGACTCGTTCTCCGTGAGCTCTTCCTTGAAGAGACCGGCTCCTGAACGGTCTTTGGAGGCAGGGTAGACCGGCTCGCGCCCGACGAGCCCGTCGATCGTCACCTCGAACAAATCCGCAATGCGGATCAGCGTTCGGAGATCGGGTTCGTTGATATTGTTCTCGTATTGGGAAATCGTCGATTTCGCCGTTTTTAAATAAGAAGCGAGCTGTTCCTGCGTCATGCCGCGCAGCTTGCGCAGCTCGCGAAGTCGTTTGCCGATCATGTGAACCTCAACTCTTCCGAAAGTGGATGTCGCTGCTATTAAATTGTACACGGATGGCGCGTAAACGCGGCTATTTGCCGGATGAAGTTCATGATACATGTAATTATGGGTTGAATTTTCCAAATTTAGACGGTAAAATATGAGAAAAGTTCATTATTCGTGAATGGTAATATGAGGAGGAGATTGTAATGGAAGGGAGAGCGCCCGGGTGTATGTGACCCAGGATATGAATCCGCTGCTCATGGCGGCCATCGGATTGTTCTGTCTGCTGATCTTGACCTTCATGCAGATCAGGTACCGAAAATCGATCCAGGCGATTCAGCATTGGGTCGGGGAGTCGAAGGAGCCGAAGGTTTGGGAGAAGGACGATGACGCCGATGCGGAAAGGGGGAGACGGCGGATGATGGAAATGCTGGCCGAATACTGCTTGTCCAAGCCGGGTGCCAAAGAGGACCATCCGTTCGGATCCGAGCCGCTCGTCGCCAAGGTCGGCGGCAAAATATTCGCGCTGATCACGGGCTCCAGCCTCTCGCTGAAATGCGATCCGGTGATCGCGGAAAATTTGCGGGAGCAGTACGCGGCGGTTACGCCCGGCTATCACTTGAACAAAAAGCATTGGAACACGGTCCGGGTCGACGGCTCGATCCCGGAGCATGAGCTGACGGATATGATCGACCATTCCTACGAGCTGGTGCTGAAACGAATTCCGAAGTCGGAGCGCGTCAGCATCACGTCACATTCCTCCTGACTTTGACGGGCGCCTGCCGCAATCCGCGGCATGCGCCCGTTTGCCTTTCAGCCCGCGCCGACCGGGCACAAACCCGGCGGATCTTGGCAAATGAAGGCGGCGAAGCCGGGATCCTCTTTGGCCAAATCGGCGAAATAGCTGCTGAGCACGTGATTGCCGCCGATCGAGCCCATGCGGAAGCTTCGCTTTACCTCTCCTTTGACGTGCAGATAATAGTAGGTTTTATCGGTTTTCGGCGAGCGGTAGACGAGGGGCGGAAGGTACGGGACGACATCGAATTCGTTCTGTACCCGGTATGTCGCTTTGACGGCCTTGTTGTAGGTGCGGACGAATGCCGGATCGCCGACGCGAGGAGCGCCGAACGTATACACGTAGGGCGTCTGCCGGCGGTTCGAGGCAATGTCGAGCGCGGCCAGGACCGCCAGCGCCCCTCCAAGACTGTGCCCGGTGACAAAAAGAGGCTTGCGTTCCGGGAGCCGGTCGAGCAGCCCGAAGATTTGGCTGCGGGCCGACAGGTACAGCTCGGTGAAGCCCTGATGCGTCCTGCCTCCGTTCCGGACGATGCTCAGCGGAATTTGGCGAGCGATAAAATCGGTGACCCAGTCCACGGCCGAGCGGGTCCCTCGAAAGGCCAAAATCGCCGCATCGTCGGATTCGAGAACGAAACCGAACGGCTGCAGCGCGATTTCGAAAGCGCCCGCTTCGAACGAGCCGATCGGGCGGTAACCGGCAGGCACCAAATAGAGGCCGTCCGGATTGTCGGATTGTACATAGGCTTGCCCGCATACCGCGGCCAAATAGATTGCCGTTCGCATATCCACTGCCCATCGCCCGCTTTCCTTCGCGCATTCGTACTTCTTATCAGCAGTGTATGCGGGCTGCCGCGGAATGGGTGCGGGCGTATGCCCAAACCGGCGCATCTTCCCCGAACGCATGGCCGCCGGCGATTCAACCGTTCAGGCGCAGGGTAACAAATTACATGCGAAGGTCGGTTGAACGCACGACTCCGGCGCCGTGAGGCAGCCGGAACCAATATTGCGACGGGAAGGTGGAAGCCATGCTTGACATTGCGATGCTGCTGATCGGGATTTCGGTTGCGGTTCTGACCGTGTTCGCCATATTGATGCTGCGGAAGGCGCAGGCCTCGTTCAATGCCGCGAGCCTTGCGCTGCGGGAGGTCCGGGATGCCGTCCATATTTGGAAGGACGATATTGAAGGGCTTGTCCGCAGCGCCCGGAAGCTGACCGACCAGGTGCAGGGACAGCTCGCCGCCGCCGAGCCGGCAATCGAAACGGTGCGGGAAACCGGCGAGGCGCTGCACGAGCTGGCCGCCGCAGCCCGGGGGATCTCGTCCGTCTGGTCGGCGAAGCTGCAGCGCAAAGCGAGGACTGCGGCGGAGAAGGAAGCCGCGGCCCGGCGTACGGCGGAGATGACGTCCGCAGCGGCGGCACCGGGAACGGCAGCGGCGAGATTGGAAGCCGCGGCTGCCGCCGAGCGGCCGGCGTATCCCGGTCCGGGGACGGAATCGGAAGCGTCCCCGGAGCAAGCCGCCCTTCCCGCCTGGCTGGTCTGGGCGGAGACCGGTCTGCATGCCGCCAAATGGCTGGCTCGGCGAAGGTAGCGGCGAACCGCGGGAGCGGGTACAATGAAGGGAATCCGGCGTTTGGATTGCCGCAGCCGGGAAACGAAGGATTTGGGAGATGGACGATGAGCATTGTAATCGTGGACGACAATCCGATGAATATAACGGTCGTGCAGGAAATATTGAAACGGGCGGGGTACAAGAAGATGAGCCCGGCGTCATCGGGATCGGAGCTGTTCAGACTGCTCGGTCTGACCCCGTTCGGCGATGAGCCGGAGAAACCGGATTTAAGCCGGCCGGACGTCGATTTGATTCTGATGGACATGATGATGCCGGGAATCGACGGCATTTCGGCGTGCCGCGCGATCCAGCGGTCGGAACGGCTGCGCGACATTCCGATTATTATGGTGACGGCCATCGGCGACTCGAATAAGCTGGCCGAATCGCTCGACGCCGGAGCGATCGATTACGTCACGAAGCCGATCAACCGGATTGAGCTGCTTGCCCGAATCCGGGTTGCGCTGCGGCTGAAGGAGCAGATGGACCTGCACAAAGACCGGGACCGCAGGGTAAAAGAAGAGCTGCAGCTCGCGCGGGAGGTGCAGCTCGCGGCGCTTCCGCAGCCCGTCGAGGAAGAAGGCATTTCGATCCAGGCGATCTTCCGGCCTTCGGAGGAGCTGTCGGGCGATTTATACGCCTGGAACCGGATTGACGATCACCGGTACGGCGTCGCCGTCATCGATGCGATGGGACACGGCATCTCCTCGTCGCTCGTCTGCATGTTCATCGCTTCGGTGCTGAAGGACGCGATGGTCAAAATCGTCGAGCCGCGGCGGCTTATCCGCGAACTGAACCGCCGCGCGCTGCAGCTGCATTTTGCCGATCAGCTGATCCAGTATTATTTTACCGCGCTGTACATGGTTGTCGATCTGAAAAACGGCACCGTCGAATATGTAAACGCCGGCCACCCGCCGGGGATGCTGCTGCGCGGAGACGGCAGCGTCGAGTCCTTTGCCGGAGGCGGCGTCGCGATCGGCATGTTCGAGGAAGTGACGGTGGAGAAGCATGCGCTGCAGCTCGCTTCCGGCGACCGGCTTATCCTTTTCACCGACGGCATGCTGGAGCTGGCTGCGCCGGCCGGAGAGGACCAGGTCGCGAAGCTTCAGGAAGCGCTGCGGACCCTAAGCGGGATGTCCTGTGAGCAGGTCGAGGAGAGGCTGTTCAAAGACGACAGCGAGTCGAGGCCCGACGACCGATGCATCGTCCTGGTAGATATCCGCTAGCCGGCTGCCGTTCCTCGGGGCAATAAAGAAGCCACAACCGGACTTTTGGTTGTGGCTTTTGCTATGTGGTGCGAGAGTCTGCCTCGCATGCGATTCAGGCTTTGCGGCTGCTGCGGCTTGGCAGCGGGTCGTCCGGGGCCGGGGCCCGCTGCGGCGGCGGGGTCCGCTGGATCGCGGTGCTGCGGCTCGGCAGCGGCATATCTTCGCCAGGCGGGATCGATTCGGCAACTTCGCGCTGCGGTACGGGCGTAATGATTTCCTTCGGATGGCGGCCGTGAAGAATGTCGCCCGTCCAGCCTTTGCGCCACAGCCACCAATAGATCGCCGCCATCGACAGGACGATGATGAACGCGATGACCGCAAACCCCCAAGGCTCGTCCGACCAGGGAATGCGGTTGAAATTCATGCCCCAGATGCTTCCGATTACCGCGGCCGGCGTGAACAGGGCGGTGAAGATCGTGAGCGTCTTCATAATATCGTTGCCGCGGAAATCGGCGATTGCCTCGTCCATCGATAGCAGCGTATCGATTTCATGCGCGTAATGATCGAGCAGCTCCGAGATGCGCAGCAGCTTGAACTCCATGCGTTTGAATTCCTCGCGCTCCGTCAGGGCGCTCATGAACGCTTCCTTGGCGGCACCGTGCAGCTCCCGGACCGGGATAAAGAGATGGTTCCAGTGCAGCAAATCGTACCGCCGCTCGAAAATGACGTTCATGAGGCCGGTCCGGTTGCCGCGGCGCATCTGCTCTTCCAGCCCGCCCAGGCTGATCTCGAACGCGTCCAGCCCTTGATGGAACGTCTCGAGGATGAGGCTGACGATGACAAAAAAACCTTCGGGCGCCGTGTCGCACCGGACCAGCTTGTCGTCCCAAGGCTCCTGCTGCAGCCGGACCGACAAGCGCAAATCGCTATGAATCGTAAACAGCTTGCGGTCGGAGATCCAAAAATGCAAAGGCGAAATATCGCTGCGGTCCTCCGACACCTGGAACAGCAGCGTGCCCTGCAGGACGGGTTCGCCGCCCGGGAGCTCGGTCACCAAAATATGGTTATAGGAGCGGCCGGATGTTTCCTGCGGCCATCCGGCCAGCTCGGGGTGCTCCCGGACCAGCTCCCGCACCGCTTCTTTGGAAACGCCGGCTGTCAGCAGCGTGTCTTTTGCCGGACTGCCTTCGCTGCGGTTGCGTTCGCGTTCCGCCCCTTTCGTCTCGGAAAGGCGGCCGGAGGCGTTTCTTCGGCGGCTGAGTCCGGAAGTTTCAGGACGTTGTTCGTAAAGCGCATGCCACTCCCATTCGGCGGGGAAGCGCAGCATCCGATGCATCATGGGTTTACGAGTCCTCCTGCTTGTCCGTTCGTAGATTCCTTATTCATATTATCATAACGCGAACGCTCCCCGATCACAACCGTCGGCAGACCCTATTCGGACGCGATCCGGGAAACGGCATCCGTACCCGAAGCGGCCGCCTGGCGGGAATACGAATAAAAAAGCACGCCGTTCGGCCGGTATAGCCCGATCTTCGGCGTGCTGTCGCTCTCACGGACACGGCATTCGGCGTCAACCGCCGCCGTCATGCTCGTCCGGTTCTTTTTT
This genomic window from Paenibacillus humicola contains:
- a CDS encoding M15 family metallopeptidase; this translates as MGNSRKKIYASILLCLAGAALVVSSAWPASGSAAAAAGTSGLTAFQQFLYDNAPQRTVKRTNTGIKVVINTGSTVVLVNKNRHLSSSYVPGDLVVPNVPFSFSGSNPKKQMRRIAANALENLFAGAKKTGVSLKAVSGYRSYATQRAIFKRNAQLKGAEVANRTSARPGESEHQTGLAMDVSSASVKYALEQSFGKTKEGKWLQAHAADYGFIIRYPQEKEKITGYSYEPWHVRYVGVYVAQQVAKSGLTLEEYLARHANG
- a CDS encoding magnesium transporter CorA family protein — encoded protein: MMHRMLRFPAEWEWHALYEQRPETSGLSRRRNASGRLSETKGAERERNRSEGSPAKDTLLTAGVSKEAVRELVREHPELAGWPQETSGRSYNHILVTELPGGEPVLQGTLLFQVSEDRSDISPLHFWISDRKLFTIHSDLRLSVRLQQEPWDDKLVRCDTAPEGFFVIVSLILETFHQGLDAFEISLGGLEEQMRRGNRTGLMNVIFERRYDLLHWNHLFIPVRELHGAAKEAFMSALTEREEFKRMEFKLLRISELLDHYAHEIDTLLSMDEAIADFRGNDIMKTLTIFTALFTPAAVIGSIWGMNFNRIPWSDEPWGFAVIAFIIVLSMAAIYWWLWRKGWTGDILHGRHPKEIITPVPQREVAESIPPGEDMPLPSRSTAIQRTPPPQRAPAPDDPLPSRSSRKA
- a CDS encoding DUF948 domain-containing protein, which gives rise to MLDIAMLLIGISVAVLTVFAILMLRKAQASFNAASLALREVRDAVHIWKDDIEGLVRSARKLTDQVQGQLAAAEPAIETVRETGEALHELAAAARGISSVWSAKLQRKARTAAEKEAAARRTAEMTSAAAAPGTAAARLEAAAAAERPAYPGPGTESEASPEQAALPAWLVWAETGLHAAKWLARRR
- a CDS encoding PP2C family protein-serine/threonine phosphatase, with translation MSIVIVDDNPMNITVVQEILKRAGYKKMSPASSGSELFRLLGLTPFGDEPEKPDLSRPDVDLILMDMMMPGIDGISACRAIQRSERLRDIPIIMVTAIGDSNKLAESLDAGAIDYVTKPINRIELLARIRVALRLKEQMDLHKDRDRRVKEELQLAREVQLAALPQPVEEEGISIQAIFRPSEELSGDLYAWNRIDDHRYGVAVIDAMGHGISSSLVCMFIASVLKDAMVKIVEPRRLIRELNRRALQLHFADQLIQYYFTALYMVVDLKNGTVEYVNAGHPPGMLLRGDGSVESFAGGGVAIGMFEEVTVEKHALQLASGDRLILFTDGMLELAAPAGEDQVAKLQEALRTLSGMSCEQVEERLFKDDSESRPDDRCIVLVDIR
- a CDS encoding MEKHLA domain-containing protein gives rise to the protein MRGYRDGYAGVRISRSGRRFEMRDAGVWNLQNEEGRLCGQAAAFTRYRYVQARRLASFYLQNHMVRAGNIVYTKHKSHNQEGGSS
- a CDS encoding helix-turn-helix domain-containing protein — protein: MIGKRLRELRKLRGMTQEQLASYLKTAKSTISQYENNINEPDLRTLIRIADLFEVTIDGLVGREPVYPASKDRSGAGLFKEELTENESNYLKESLTMYRKWISGSKND
- a CDS encoding MmcQ/YjbR family DNA-binding protein, which translates into the protein MMEMLAEYCLSKPGAKEDHPFGSEPLVAKVGGKIFALITGSSLSLKCDPVIAENLREQYAAVTPGYHLNKKHWNTVRVDGSIPEHELTDMIDHSYELVLKRIPKSERVSITSHSS
- a CDS encoding nicotinate phosphoribosyltransferase; protein product: MRSVPGFGEWKAVNDEHLALHTDKYQLNMMYAHWVQGTLNRKAVFEAFFRKLPFGNGYAVFAGLERVVRYIRGLSFTDDEIEFLKHQEEHYDEGFLRELRSFKFTGDLYAVPEGTAVFPGEPLIRVEARIFEAQLIETALLNFINYQTLVATKASRIKRAAPGDILLEFGTRRAQEADAAVWGARAAYIAGFDGTSNVRAGMMFGIPTRGTHAHSWIQAHESEEEAFDKFAGALPDHVSLLVDTYDTLRSGVPAAIRTAKRLASAGKRVQSIRIDSGDLAYTSIRAREMLDEAGLHEVKIMASNDLDEHVIAELKAQHAKIDMWGVGTQLITAADQPSLGGVYKLAAIEKNGRLEPVIKISGNPEKVTSPGAKDVYRIVNAGTGKAEADYLALKEEGGVDPSRPLRLFDPLHPYRSKTVEDYDAIPLLQPVFLQGELVYALPGLDDIRKYHAGQLELFWPEYLRKLNPEQYRVNVSPAAWDLKLVMIRSVQEKL
- a CDS encoding lipase family protein yields the protein MRTAIYLAAVCGQAYVQSDNPDGLYLVPAGYRPIGSFEAGAFEIALQPFGFVLESDDAAILAFRGTRSAVDWVTDFIARQIPLSIVRNGGRTHQGFTELYLSARSQIFGLLDRLPERKPLFVTGHSLGGALAVLAALDIASNRRQTPYVYTFGAPRVGDPAFVRTYNKAVKATYRVQNEFDVVPYLPPLVYRSPKTDKTYYYLHVKGEVKRSFRMGSIGGNHVLSSYFADLAKEDPGFAAFICQDPPGLCPVGAG